A region of Pseudorasbora parva isolate DD20220531a chromosome 14, ASM2467924v1, whole genome shotgun sequence DNA encodes the following proteins:
- the LOC137040494 gene encoding sarcalumenin-like isoform X2, producing the protein MRLFLPFCCLLSLLALNAADSVGSETEPLVPLQLKSEGELFNCCEGTDDISQSSSNDTPAPNRPVCQPCGTGAHTDTAAKDVSSNEDEENEVVSKGISEELSQEEPSSEEISSEEAHEEEAEIDLEASNEVVEEEVLEEADDVEEISEVDSDVEAQMVVEEPVEKENEEEVVEEEEGLQTEEELVEEEEVLQTEEEADEEEDLSQTEEELVEEEEVLQTEEEADEEEDLSQTEEELDEEEEVLQTEEEADEEKELSQTEEELVEEEEILQAEEEADEEEDLSQTEEEVVEEEEILHIQDEGGVEQVVEEEVEVLPQEERSEEVAEEEDVEEQAVTEEEGTNEIEPEAFVKMVETVETEELAAGVVEEIVELTQEVTEELVETTPEQIMAQAEVSASAEEVTVEEVSDDIPPPKASSKVDETTRSGPAVRDRSHIEETLRLVTAEPSREYIDALKKLQHVYHTAIKPLENAYKYNELRQHEVSDAEITSKPMVLFLGPWSVGKSSMINYLLGLDETSQQLYTGAEPTTSEYTVLMHGEKMRTIEGIVMAADSSRSFSPLEKFGQGFLEKLVGIEMPHKLLERVTFVDTPGIIENRKQQERGYPYSEVCQWFIDRADLIFLVFDPTKLDVGLELEMLFRQMKGRESQIRIILNKADSLTTQDLMRVYGALFWSMAPLINVTEPPRVYVSSFWPQDYNPETNRDLFKREEISLLEDLNQVIENRLENKIAFIRQHGIRVRIHALLVDRYLQTYYEKLGWFSDPQEVFQDVVSDPDKFYIFKAILAKTNVSKFDLPEPEAYRDFFGVNPPSGFKLLSSYCSWSGGCLLEKIEKAITDDLPALLSSLAEKREAKAEAAAETKEKPQNRWRRQ; encoded by the exons ATGAGGCTCTTCCTCCCCTTCTGCTGCTTGCTGTCTCTACTGGCACTCAACGCTGCAG ATTCAGTGGGGTCTGAGACTGAGCCACTTGTGCCGCTCCAGCTGAAGTCTGAAGGCGAGTTGTTCAACTGCTGTGAAGGCACAGATGATATCAGTCAAAGCTCCTCCAATGACACTCCTGCACCAAACAGACCTGTCTGCCAACCCTGTGGCACCGGTGCACATACTGACACTGCGGCCAAAGATGTCAGCTCTAATGAGGACGAAGAGAATGAGGTTGTTTCAAAAGGGATATCTGAAGAGTTGAGTCAAGAAGAGCCCTCTTCAGAAGAGATATCCTCGGAGGAGGCACATGAAGAGGAGGCAGAAATTGATTTAGAGGCATCCAATGAAGTGGTGGAGGAGGAAGTTCTTGAGGAGGCAGATGATGTGGAGGAGATCTCAGAGGTAGACAGTGATGTAGAGGCACAAATGGTTGTTGAGGAACCTGTCGAAAAGGAGAATGAGGAGGAGGTGGTTGAGGAAGAGGAGGGTCTTCAGACTGAAGAAGAGCTAGTTGAGGAAGAGGAGGTTCTTCAGACTGAAGAGGAAGCAGATGAAGAAGAGGATCTTTCTCAGACTGAAGAAGAGCTAGTTGAGGAAGAGGAGGTTCTTCAGACTGAAGAGGAGGCAGATGAAGAAGAGGATCTTTCTCAGACTGAAGAAGAGCTAGATGAGGAAGAGGAGGTTCTTCAGACTGAAGAGGAGGCAGATGAAGAAAAGGAACTTTCTCAGACTGAAGAAGAGCTAGTTGAGGAAGAGGAGATTCTTCAGGCTGAAGAGGAAGCAGATGAAGAAGAGGATCTTTCTCAGACTGAAGAAGAGGTAGTTGAGGAAGAGGAGATTCTTCATATTCAAGATGAGGGTGGTGTGGAACAGGTGGTTGAAGAAGAGGTAGAGGTGCTTCCTCAGGAAGAGAGATCAGAAGAGGTagcagaggaagaggacgtAGAAGAGCAAGCTGTAACTGAGGAAGAAGGAACTAATGAGATTGAACCAGAAGCCTTTGTAAAAATGGTGGAAACAGTAGAGACTGAGGAACTCGCAGCAGGTGTTGTTGAGGAGATTGTTGAATTGACCCAGGAGGTAACCGAGGAGCTTGTAGAAACAACTCCAGAACAAATTATGGCCCAAGCAGAAGTTTCTGCATCTGCTGAAGAAGTAACAGTGGAAGAAGTATCAGATGATATACCACCACCCAAAGCATCTTCCAAAG TGGATGAAACAACCCGCTCAGGTCCTGCCGTAAGAGATCGTTCCCACATTGAAGAGACACTGCGTCTGGTAACAGCTGAACCTTCACGGGAATATATTG ATGCTCTGAAGAAGCTGCAGCATGTCTACCACACTGCGATTAAACCCTTGGAGAATGCCTACAAATACAATGAGCTCAGGCAGCATGAAGTGTCAG ATGCAGAGATTACCTCTAAGCCCATGGTCCTGTTCCTTGGTCCTTGGAGCGTTGGCAAGTCTTCCATGATCAATTATCTTCTGGGTCTTGATGAAACTTCACAACAGCTTTACACTG GGGCTGAGCCCACAACCTCAGAATACACTGTCCTAATGCACGGCGAGAAGATGCGAACCATTGAGGGCATTGTTATGGCTGCGGACAGTTCCCGCTCTTTCTCGCCACTAGAGAAGTTTGGTCAGGGGTTCCTGGAAAAGCTGGTGGGAATCGAGATGCCACACAAACTCCTGGAGCGCGTCACATTTGTGGACACACCTGGAATCATTGAGAACCGCAAACAACAAGAGAGAG GATACCCCTATAGCGAAGTGTGCCAGTGGTTTATCGACCGTGCTGACCTCATCTTCCTGGTGTTTGACCCAACCAAACTGGATGTAGGATTAGAACTCGAAATGTTGTTCAGACAGATGAAGGGACGTGAGTCGCAGATCCGTATCATTCTCAACAAGGCTGACAGTCTGACAACCCAAGACTTAATGCGTGTGTATGGCGCCCTCTTCTGGAGCATGGCACCCCTGATTAATGTAACAGAACCCCCACGGGTCTACGTGAGCTCCTTTTGGCCACAGGACTACAATCCTGAAACAAACAGAGACCTTTTTAAACGTGAGGAGATCTCCTTGCTGGAGGACCTAAATCAGGTGATTGAGAACCGCCTGGAAAACAAAATCGCCTTCATCCGCCAGCACGGCATCCGCGTGCGAATCCACGCCCTCCTGGTCGACCGCTACTTGCAGACGTATTATGAAAAGTTGGGCTGGTTTAGTGACCCACAGGAGGTGTTCCAGGATGTCGTAAGTGACCCTGACAAATTCTACATCTTCAAGGCCATTCTGGCCAAGACCAACGTGAGCAAATTCGACTTGCCAGAACCGGAGGCATACCGGGACTTCTTTGGAGTGAATCCTCCCAGTGGCTTCAAGCTCCTCTCCTCATACTGCAGCTGGTCAGGAGGATGCCTACTGGAGAAGATTGAGAAGGCCATCACGGATGACCTACCAGCTTTGCTCAGCAGTTTGGCAGAGAAAAGGGAAGCCAAGGCAGAGGCAGCTGCAGAAACCAAGGAGAAACCCCAAAACCGTTGGCGGAGGCAGTAA
- the LOC137040494 gene encoding sarcalumenin-like isoform X1: MRLFLPFCCLLSLLALNAAADSVGSETEPLVPLQLKSEGELFNCCEGTDDISQSSSNDTPAPNRPVCQPCGTGAHTDTAAKDVSSNEDEENEVVSKGISEELSQEEPSSEEISSEEAHEEEAEIDLEASNEVVEEEVLEEADDVEEISEVDSDVEAQMVVEEPVEKENEEEVVEEEEGLQTEEELVEEEEVLQTEEEADEEEDLSQTEEELVEEEEVLQTEEEADEEEDLSQTEEELDEEEEVLQTEEEADEEKELSQTEEELVEEEEILQAEEEADEEEDLSQTEEEVVEEEEILHIQDEGGVEQVVEEEVEVLPQEERSEEVAEEEDVEEQAVTEEEGTNEIEPEAFVKMVETVETEELAAGVVEEIVELTQEVTEELVETTPEQIMAQAEVSASAEEVTVEEVSDDIPPPKASSKVDETTRSGPAVRDRSHIEETLRLVTAEPSREYIDALKKLQHVYHTAIKPLENAYKYNELRQHEVSDAEITSKPMVLFLGPWSVGKSSMINYLLGLDETSQQLYTGAEPTTSEYTVLMHGEKMRTIEGIVMAADSSRSFSPLEKFGQGFLEKLVGIEMPHKLLERVTFVDTPGIIENRKQQERGYPYSEVCQWFIDRADLIFLVFDPTKLDVGLELEMLFRQMKGRESQIRIILNKADSLTTQDLMRVYGALFWSMAPLINVTEPPRVYVSSFWPQDYNPETNRDLFKREEISLLEDLNQVIENRLENKIAFIRQHGIRVRIHALLVDRYLQTYYEKLGWFSDPQEVFQDVVSDPDKFYIFKAILAKTNVSKFDLPEPEAYRDFFGVNPPSGFKLLSSYCSWSGGCLLEKIEKAITDDLPALLSSLAEKREAKAEAAAETKEKPQNRWRRQ, translated from the exons ATGAGGCTCTTCCTCCCCTTCTGCTGCTTGCTGTCTCTACTGGCACTCAACGCTGCAG CAGATTCAGTGGGGTCTGAGACTGAGCCACTTGTGCCGCTCCAGCTGAAGTCTGAAGGCGAGTTGTTCAACTGCTGTGAAGGCACAGATGATATCAGTCAAAGCTCCTCCAATGACACTCCTGCACCAAACAGACCTGTCTGCCAACCCTGTGGCACCGGTGCACATACTGACACTGCGGCCAAAGATGTCAGCTCTAATGAGGACGAAGAGAATGAGGTTGTTTCAAAAGGGATATCTGAAGAGTTGAGTCAAGAAGAGCCCTCTTCAGAAGAGATATCCTCGGAGGAGGCACATGAAGAGGAGGCAGAAATTGATTTAGAGGCATCCAATGAAGTGGTGGAGGAGGAAGTTCTTGAGGAGGCAGATGATGTGGAGGAGATCTCAGAGGTAGACAGTGATGTAGAGGCACAAATGGTTGTTGAGGAACCTGTCGAAAAGGAGAATGAGGAGGAGGTGGTTGAGGAAGAGGAGGGTCTTCAGACTGAAGAAGAGCTAGTTGAGGAAGAGGAGGTTCTTCAGACTGAAGAGGAAGCAGATGAAGAAGAGGATCTTTCTCAGACTGAAGAAGAGCTAGTTGAGGAAGAGGAGGTTCTTCAGACTGAAGAGGAGGCAGATGAAGAAGAGGATCTTTCTCAGACTGAAGAAGAGCTAGATGAGGAAGAGGAGGTTCTTCAGACTGAAGAGGAGGCAGATGAAGAAAAGGAACTTTCTCAGACTGAAGAAGAGCTAGTTGAGGAAGAGGAGATTCTTCAGGCTGAAGAGGAAGCAGATGAAGAAGAGGATCTTTCTCAGACTGAAGAAGAGGTAGTTGAGGAAGAGGAGATTCTTCATATTCAAGATGAGGGTGGTGTGGAACAGGTGGTTGAAGAAGAGGTAGAGGTGCTTCCTCAGGAAGAGAGATCAGAAGAGGTagcagaggaagaggacgtAGAAGAGCAAGCTGTAACTGAGGAAGAAGGAACTAATGAGATTGAACCAGAAGCCTTTGTAAAAATGGTGGAAACAGTAGAGACTGAGGAACTCGCAGCAGGTGTTGTTGAGGAGATTGTTGAATTGACCCAGGAGGTAACCGAGGAGCTTGTAGAAACAACTCCAGAACAAATTATGGCCCAAGCAGAAGTTTCTGCATCTGCTGAAGAAGTAACAGTGGAAGAAGTATCAGATGATATACCACCACCCAAAGCATCTTCCAAAG TGGATGAAACAACCCGCTCAGGTCCTGCCGTAAGAGATCGTTCCCACATTGAAGAGACACTGCGTCTGGTAACAGCTGAACCTTCACGGGAATATATTG ATGCTCTGAAGAAGCTGCAGCATGTCTACCACACTGCGATTAAACCCTTGGAGAATGCCTACAAATACAATGAGCTCAGGCAGCATGAAGTGTCAG ATGCAGAGATTACCTCTAAGCCCATGGTCCTGTTCCTTGGTCCTTGGAGCGTTGGCAAGTCTTCCATGATCAATTATCTTCTGGGTCTTGATGAAACTTCACAACAGCTTTACACTG GGGCTGAGCCCACAACCTCAGAATACACTGTCCTAATGCACGGCGAGAAGATGCGAACCATTGAGGGCATTGTTATGGCTGCGGACAGTTCCCGCTCTTTCTCGCCACTAGAGAAGTTTGGTCAGGGGTTCCTGGAAAAGCTGGTGGGAATCGAGATGCCACACAAACTCCTGGAGCGCGTCACATTTGTGGACACACCTGGAATCATTGAGAACCGCAAACAACAAGAGAGAG GATACCCCTATAGCGAAGTGTGCCAGTGGTTTATCGACCGTGCTGACCTCATCTTCCTGGTGTTTGACCCAACCAAACTGGATGTAGGATTAGAACTCGAAATGTTGTTCAGACAGATGAAGGGACGTGAGTCGCAGATCCGTATCATTCTCAACAAGGCTGACAGTCTGACAACCCAAGACTTAATGCGTGTGTATGGCGCCCTCTTCTGGAGCATGGCACCCCTGATTAATGTAACAGAACCCCCACGGGTCTACGTGAGCTCCTTTTGGCCACAGGACTACAATCCTGAAACAAACAGAGACCTTTTTAAACGTGAGGAGATCTCCTTGCTGGAGGACCTAAATCAGGTGATTGAGAACCGCCTGGAAAACAAAATCGCCTTCATCCGCCAGCACGGCATCCGCGTGCGAATCCACGCCCTCCTGGTCGACCGCTACTTGCAGACGTATTATGAAAAGTTGGGCTGGTTTAGTGACCCACAGGAGGTGTTCCAGGATGTCGTAAGTGACCCTGACAAATTCTACATCTTCAAGGCCATTCTGGCCAAGACCAACGTGAGCAAATTCGACTTGCCAGAACCGGAGGCATACCGGGACTTCTTTGGAGTGAATCCTCCCAGTGGCTTCAAGCTCCTCTCCTCATACTGCAGCTGGTCAGGAGGATGCCTACTGGAGAAGATTGAGAAGGCCATCACGGATGACCTACCAGCTTTGCTCAGCAGTTTGGCAGAGAAAAGGGAAGCCAAGGCAGAGGCAGCTGCAGAAACCAAGGAGAAACCCCAAAACCGTTGGCGGAGGCAGTAA